The following are from one region of the Ischnura elegans chromosome 12, ioIscEleg1.1, whole genome shotgun sequence genome:
- the LOC124168980 gene encoding cuticle protein 63-like codes for MKCTAIFVLALVAAASAGIAPVVAPVAAAYATAPFASSYNAHSINHAYAPAAPYVAAAAPVVAAPARYVASPYAASPYVASPYLSSPYFAAPTVVV; via the exons ATGAAG TGCACCGCCATCTTCGTCCTCGCCCTGGTCGCCGCTGCATCTGCCGGCATCGCACCAGTGGTCGCCCCCGTCGCCGCAGCCTACGCCACGGCACCCTTCGCATCCAGCTACAACGCCCACTCCATCAACCACGCCTACGCTCCCGCCGCACCCTACGTCGCCGCTGCCGCACCCGTCGTCGCCGCTCCCGCACGCTACGTCGCTTCTCCCTACGCGGCTTCCCCATACGTCGCTTCCCCTTACCTTTCATCCCCATACTTCGCTGCACCGACCGTAGTCGTCTAA